The following are encoded together in the Candidatus Thorarchaeota archaeon genome:
- a CDS encoding VWA domain-containing protein, whose translation MELKLLQGRNQQGMSFTSPGCLGGNVKTVIIRSEGRLVLSDVRHSDRVPANSIVVDARIADALLAREGTAVLVEAADEDIPVCEEISLSVSSHTGLDSEKVASAVSKRVTDLKPYVEGLILRSGQELRADDLRLTFRVKSVTPMSTTHRAARVLWKRLNRVEIEATREAECYNLCCVFEMTSTVHRSDISMDGRMVTEWQAALQTASDLLNDLMSCEAVALFSAMMFSSSVETFKTYDPDSGQESEFCTVDTPDVAKMLSLWMSNREKDHRGSPASPGLAIERALGLAYDMTRKNGLPTVVLLFASGAYSAGPNPVKLATVDPGQERIAVFTVGLGSSADMDLLDAIAESGRGSGIRVSTDVDAEAVERAVHDWVHRRTGIVG comes from the coding sequence GTGGAGCTCAAGCTGTTGCAAGGACGGAATCAACAGGGTATGAGCTTCACGAGCCCCGGATGCCTCGGCGGGAATGTCAAGACGGTCATTATTCGCTCAGAGGGTAGGCTCGTCCTGTCTGACGTGCGACACTCGGACAGAGTGCCAGCCAACAGCATTGTGGTGGATGCACGTATTGCTGACGCTCTCTTGGCCCGAGAAGGAACCGCCGTTCTGGTGGAGGCTGCGGACGAGGACATACCTGTCTGTGAAGAGATCTCTCTGAGCGTGAGTTCCCACACCGGGCTTGACTCTGAGAAGGTCGCTTCTGCTGTGTCAAAGAGAGTCACTGACCTGAAGCCCTATGTTGAAGGACTGATACTGCGGAGCGGTCAGGAGTTGCGGGCCGATGACCTGAGGCTCACATTCCGAGTCAAGTCGGTCACTCCCATGAGCACCACCCACCGGGCTGCGAGAGTCTTGTGGAAGCGGCTGAATAGGGTTGAGATTGAGGCCACTAGAGAAGCAGAATGCTACAACCTGTGCTGTGTCTTCGAGATGACCTCCACTGTGCACAGGAGTGACATCTCCATGGACGGTAGGATGGTCACTGAGTGGCAAGCAGCACTGCAGACTGCAAGTGACCTGTTGAACGACCTCATGTCCTGTGAGGCAGTCGCCCTGTTCAGTGCAATGATGTTCTCCTCATCTGTTGAGACTTTCAAGACGTACGACCCCGATTCAGGCCAAGAGTCTGAGTTCTGCACCGTTGACACGCCAGATGTGGCAAAGATGCTCTCGCTCTGGATGAGTAACAGGGAGAAAGACCATCGCGGGTCTCCTGCCAGTCCAGGGCTTGCAATAGAGCGTGCTCTTGGACTTGCCTACGACATGACCCGCAAGAACGGACTGCCCACAGTCGTGCTCCTGTTCGCCTCGGGTGCTTACTCAGCAGGACCAAACCCTGTGAAACTCGCCACAGTGGACCCGGGCCAAGAACGCATAGCAGTGTTCACAGTTGGACTGGGCAGTTCTGCAGACATGGATCTGCTAGACGCCATAGCAGAGTCAGGAAGGGGAAGTGGCATTCGAGTCTCCACGGATGTGGACGCGGAGGCTGTTGAGAGAGCAGTTCATGACTGGGTACATAGGAGGACTGGGATAGTTGGGTGA